One window of the Anopheles cruzii chromosome 2, idAnoCruzAS_RS32_06, whole genome shotgun sequence genome contains the following:
- the LOC128269023 gene encoding electron transfer flavoprotein-ubiquinone oxidoreductase, mitochondrial: MARNILNIAKYTRTILGQQQCRCYSDASAQFPKITTHYTIRPRDKDSRWTEVDMERFVDEADILIVGGGPAGLSAAIRAKQIATESGKELRVCLVEKAAEVGGHILSGACLDPVALNELIPDWKEKEAPLNTPVTHDKFSYLTTSAKLPIPVFPGWPMDNRGNYVVRLGHVVAWLGQQAEALGVEIYPGTAAAEVLFHEDGSVKGVATGDVGIGKDGAPKDTFARGMELHAKTTIFAEGCRGHLSKQLMAKFGLNAQNDPQTYGIGLKEVWEIQPENHHPGLVEHTIGWPLDRNTYGGSFLYHLNEPTPLVAVGFVVGLDYANPYLSPFQEFQRFKTHPKVRATFEGGSRIAYGARALNEGGFQSIPKLTFPGGCLVGCAAGFMNVPRVKGSHYAMKSGMLAAESACDAVLSGATQETVGLEPKDYPERIKESYVWKDLYKVRNSRPSFHTGLGLYGGVAYSGFSILVGGREPWTLHHGSPDHARLRPAKECQPIEYPKPDGKITFDLLSSVALTGTNHEGDQPAHLTLRDDTVPVANNLAIYDGPEARFCPAGVYEFVANDEGGNMKLQINAQNCIHCKTCDIKDVTQNINWVVPEGGGGPAYNGM, translated from the exons ATGGCAAGAAACATTCTAAACATTGCCAAAT ATACCCGAACAAtactcggccagcagcagtgccgATGCTATTCGGATGCTTCGGCACAGTTTCCAAAAATTACGACCCATTACACGATAAGGCCACGAGACAAGGACTCGCGATGGACGG AGGTCGACATGGAACGATTCGTCGACGAGGCGGATATCCTTATCGTCGGTGGAGGACCGGCCGGTCTTTCTGCCGCTATACGCGCGAAACAGATAGCGACAGAAAGCGGCAAAGAGTTGCGAGTGTGTTTGGTGGAGAAGGCAGCCGAGGTTGGCGGCCACATACTGTCCGGTGCCTGTCTTGATCCGGTTGCACTGAACGAACTGATACCGGACtggaaagaaaaggaagcTCCACTAAACACACCGGTAACGCACGATAAATTTTCCTACCTCACCACGTCCGCCAAGCTACCGATTCCCGTGTTTCCGGGATGGCCGATGGATAACCGAGGAAACTATGTGGTGCGCCTCGGGCACGTTGTCGCCTGGCTTGGCCAGCAGGCAGAAGCGCTCGGGGTCGAAATATATCCCGGAACGGCGGCCGCTGAAGTGCTGTTCCACGAGGATGGTTCCGTGAAAGGTGTTGCAACTGGCGACGTTGGAATAGGGAAGGATGGTGCACCGAAGGACACGTTCGCACGAGGCATGGAACTGCACGCCAAGACGACGATCTTTGCCGAAGGTTGCCGGGGGCATCTCTCGAAGCAGCTAATGGCAAAGTTCGGGCTAAACGCTCAAAACGATCCACAAACGTACGGCATCGGACTGAAGGAGGTTTGGGAAATTCAACCCGAAAACCACCATCCAGGGCTGGTGGAGCATACCATCGGATGGCCACTCGACAGGAACACGTACGGTGGTTCCTTTCTGTACCACCTGAACGAACCGACGCCACTGGTGGCCGTCGGGTTTGTGGTGGGGCTCGATTACGCCAACCCGTACCTAAGTCCGTTCCAAGAGTTTCAACGGTTCAAAACACACCCGAAAGTACGTGCTACGTTCGAGGGTGGCAGTCGCATCGCTTACGGTGCCCGGGCGTTGAATGAGGGCGGTTTCCAGAGCATTCCTAAACTAACGTTCCCTGGCggttgtttggttggttgtgcGGCCGGTTTCATGAATGTTCCACGCGTCAAGGGAAGCCATTACGCGATGAAGAGCGGTATGTTGGCGGCCGAGAGTGCATGTGATGCGGTTCTTTCTGGTGCGACACAGGAAACAGTTGGGCTGGAACCCAAAGATTATCCGGAACG CATCAAGGAATCGTACGTGTGGAAGGATCTTTACAAAGTGCGCAATTCTCGACCCAGTTTCCACACGGGTCTTGGGCTGTACGGAGGAGTCGCCTACAGCGGTTTCAGCATTCTTGTTGGAGGCCGCGAACCATGGACCCTGCACCACGGTTCTCCCGATCATGCCCGCCTTCGGCCAGCCAAAGAGTGCCAACCGATCGAGTATCCGAAACCGGACGGAAAGATTACGTTCGATCTGCTCTCGTCAGTCGCCCTGACCGGCACCAATCACGAGGGTGACCAGCCTGCTCATCTTACGCTCCGCGATGACACGGTACCGGTGGCGAATAACCTTGCGATCTACGATGGTCCCGAAGCGCGCTTCTGTCCGGCCGGTGTGTACGAGTTTGTGGCGAATGATGAAGGTGGCAACATGAAGCTGCAGATTAATGCTCAAAACTGTATCCATTGCAAAACGTGCGACATTAAGGATGTGACCCAAAACATCAACTGGGTTGTCCCGGAAGGTGGTGGCGGACCTGCCTACAATGGAATGTGA
- the LOC128269024 gene encoding vesicle transport protein USE1: MTSKLAVNFRTLIAQCEEMVAVDKQDWRLKKYIRSLNTMLKELEEDCEHNESTTIDEYKARFVALKESANYVHSADENKLKLQSKHRGNDTAGDDVLREVRQINNEKYQKDQRSELFNGNFSTIRRRAGQKVAENLEQTVKQYSNEQERLAEDMLRLTRNLKEQTETANKIIKNDTEVLMKSSNLTDKNTSALKKESGKLQESSKKACKCWLWMMIAFVMMVFIFMVMFMKIMKKKAY, translated from the exons ATGACATCGAAATTAGCAGTAAATTTCCGAACTCTGATAGCACAGTGCGAAGAAATGGTGGCGGTCGATAAGCAGGACTGGCGCTTGAAAAAATATATTCGCTCCCTGAATACCATGCTGAAAGAGTTGGAGGAAGATTGTGA GCATAACGAATCCACTACGATAGACGAGTATAAAGCGCGCTTTGTTGCGTTAAAGGAATCCGCAAACTACGTCCACTCAGCCGATGAAAACAAACTTAAATTGCAATCGAAGCACCGAGGGAACGATACCGCCGGCGATGATGTGCTGCGCGAGGTACGACAGATCAATAACGAAAAGTATCAAAAAGACCAACGCAGCGAACTGTTTAATGGCAACTTTTCGACGATACGAAGGCGAGCTGGACAGAAAGTGGCCGAAAATCTGGAGCAGACGGTAAAACAATACTCAAACGAGCAGGAGCGGCTGGCGGAAGATATGCTACGG CTAACAAGAAATCTAAAAGAGCAAACGGAGACTgcaaacaaaatcatcaaaaatGACACAGAG GTTCTAATGAAATCGAGCAATTTGACGGACAAAAACACTTCGGCGCTGAAGAAGGAATCCGGAAAGTTGCAAGAAAGCTCGAAAAAGGCATGCAAATGTTGGCTGTGGATGATGATTGCATTTGTTATGATGGTGTTTATTT TTATGGTAATGTTcatgaaaattatgaaaaagaAGGCGTATTAA
- the LOC128268713 gene encoding transportin-1 → MTWEPQPDGLSQIITLLKQSQSTDNAMQRSVQMKLEELNLYPDFNNYLIYVLTKLTSEDEPTRSLSGLILKNNIRIHGTHLQPAIIEYIKQECLMALGDPSPLIRATAGILITTIANKGGLQNWPELLPTLCDMLDSQDYSVCEGAFGALQKICEDSADTLDSNALNRPLNVMIPKFLQFFRHSSPKIRSNAIACINQFIINRTQALMVHIDTFIENLFHLSSDDDREVRKNVCRGLVMLLEVRMDRLMPHMNNIIEYMLVRTQDSDETSLEACEFWLTLAEQSICKEVLTPHLARLAPVLVRGMKYCDIDIIILKGDVEEDEMIPDREEDIKPRFHKSRTHTQKFSGSAVAGLGVGLGGDAGGTGGRSMDGNDEDEDIDDPYDDMDDDTNLSDWNLRKCSAAALDLLANVFKDDFLPILLPILKETLFHQEWVVKESGILALGAIAEGCMNGMVPHLPELIPYLIACLSDKKTLVRSITCWTLSRYAHWVVSQPHDQYLKPLMEELLKRILDANKRVQEAACSAFATLEEEACTELVPYLSFILKTLVFAFGKYQHKNLLILYDAIGTLADSVGHHLNKPEYINMLMPPLIQKWNMLKDEDKDLFPLLECLSSVATALQSGFLPYCEPVYRRCISLIQQTLNQDLASTTSPGQYEAPDKDFMIVALDLLSGLAEGLDGHIETLVVSSNIMQLLYQCMQDTMPEVRQSSFALLGDLTKACFQHVHPHIADFLPILGHNLNPEFISVCNNATWAIGELSIKLTDETKPYIPMVLSQLIEIINNTSTPKTLLENTAITIGRLGLVCPVEVAPSLQQFVRQWCSSLRNIRDNEEKDSAFRGMCQMITVNPVGVVPDFIFFCDAAASWMNPKKDLHEMLQKILQGFKIQVGDENWSRFVEQFPPQLSERLALMYNI, encoded by the exons ATGACGTGGGAACCGCAGCCGGATGGTCTGAGCCAGATCATAACGCTTCTGAAGCAGTCACAATCGACGGACAACGCGATGCAGCGTTCCGTGCAGATG AAACTGGAAGAGCTCAACCTGTACCCGGATTTTAACAACTATCTAATCTACGTGCTAACGAAGCTAACGTCGGAGGATGAACCGACCCGTTCGCTGTCCGGATTGATCCTGAAAAACAACATTCGCATCCATGGAACGCACCTGCAACCGGCTATCATCGAGTACATTAAGCAGGAGTGTCTCATGGCTCTCGGGGACCCGTCACCGTTGATCCGAGCCACCGCCGGCATcctcatcaccaccatcgccaaCAAAGGCGGTCTACAGAATTGGCCGGAACTGTTGCCCACACTGTGCGACATGCTCGACTCGCAGGACTACAGTGTGTGCGAAGGTGCGTTTGGCGCGCTGCAGAAAATTTGCGAAGATTCGGCCGACACGCTCGACAGCAATGCCCTGAATCGGCCGCTCAACGTGATGATACCGAAGTTTCTGCAATTTTTCCGCCACTCGAGCCCGAAAATTCGCTCCAACGCCATCGCTTGCATCAACCAGTTCATTATCAATCGCACCCAAGCGCTGATGGTCCACATCGACACGTTCATCGAGAATTTGTTCCACCTATCGTCAGACGATGATCGCGAGGTGCGCAAGAATGTGTGCCGCGGCctggtgatgctgctggaaGTGCGCATGGACCGGCTGATGCCGCACATGAACAACATCATCGAGTACATGCTGGTCCGCACGCAGGACTCGGACGAAACGTCGCTGGAAGCTTGCGAGTTTTGGCTGACGCTGGCCGAGCAGAGCATCTGCAAAGAGGTGCTCACACCCCATCTGGCCCGCCTGGCACCGGTGTTGGTGCGCGGTATGAAGTACTGCGACATTGACATCATCATCCTGAAAGGGGACGTCGAGGAGGACGAAATGATTCCGGATCGCGAGGAGGACATCAAGCCACGGTTCCACAAGTCACGAACGCACACGCAAAAGTTCTCTGGCAGTGCTGTGGCAGGCCTCGGAGTGGGCCTTGGGGGAGATGCGGGCGGTACGGGCGGGCGCTCGATGGACGGCAATGACGAGGATGAGGACATCGATGATCCGTACGACGATATGGATGACGATACGAACCTGTCTGATTGGAACCTGCGCAAGTGTAGCGCGGCCGCTCTGGATCTGCTGGCGAACGTATTCAAGGACGACTTCCTGCCAATCTTGCTACCGATCCTGAAGGAAACGCTCTTCCACCAGGAATGGGTGGTGAAGGAAAGTGGCATCCTGGCCCTGGGCGCCATTGCCGAGGGGTGCATGAACGGAATGGTTCCCCATCTGCCGGAGCTAATACCGTATCTGATCGCTTGTCTGTCGGACAAGAAAACGCTCGTCCGGTCGATCACTTGCTGGACCCTGTCCCGCTACGCCCACTGGGTGGTCAGTCAGCCGCACGATCAGTACCTAAAGCCGCTGATGGAGGAGCTGCTGAAGCGCATTCTGGATGCCAACAAGCGCGTCCAGGAGGCCGCTTGCTCCGCGTTTGCCACGCTCGAGGAAGAGGCGTGCACCGAGCTGGTGCCGTACCTAAGCTTCATCCTCAAGACGCTCGTGTTTGCGTTTGGCAAGTATCAGCACAAAAACCTGCTCATACTGTACGATGCGATCGGAACGTTGGCCGACTCGGTCGGTCACCACCTCAACAAGCCCGAGTACATTAACATGTTAATGCCGCCGCTGATCCAGAAGTGGAACATGCTGAAGGACGAAGACAAGGATCTGTTTCCGTTGCTCGAGTGTCTGTCGAGTGTGGCCACGGCCCTGCAGTCGGGATTTTTACCGTACTGCGAACCGGTGTACCGGCGATGCATCTCGCTCATCCAACAGACGCTCAACCAGGACCTGGCCAGCACAACCAGCCCCGGGCAGTACGAGGCACCGGATAAGGATTTTATGATTGTCGCGTTGGATTTGCTGTCGGGATTGGCGGAAGGCTTGGACGGACACATAGAGACGCTCGTGGTGAGCAGCAACATTATGCAGCTACTTTACCAGTGCATGCAGGACACGATGCCGGAG GTCCGGCAATCGTCCTTTGCCCTGCTGGGTGATTTGACGAAAGCCTGCTTCCAGCACGTCCATCCTCACATCGCGGACTTTTTGCCCATTCTCGGTCACAATCTGAACCCAGAGTTCATCTCCGTGTGCAACAACGCAACGTGGGCCATTGGCGAGCTCAGCATTAAGTTAA cgGACGAAACCAAACCGTACATTCCGATGGTGCTGTCGCAGTTAATAGaaatcatcaacaacaccAGCACGCCGAAAACGTTGCTCGAAAATACCG CTATAACAATCGGACGTCTAGGTCTCGTGTGTCCCGTAGAGGTGGCTCCATCATTGCAACAGTTTGTGCGACAGTG GTGCTCTTCGCTGCGCAACATCCGGGACAATGAGGAGAAGGATTCCGCCTTCCGCGGCATGTGCCAGATGATCACAGTCAACCCGGTCGGTGTGGTTCCcgatttcattttcttctgcgACGCGGCCGCTTCGTGGATGAACCCGAAAAAAGATTTGCACGAAATGCTGCAGAAG ATTCTGCAAGGATTCAAGATCCAGGTTGGAGACGAAAATTGGAGTCGCTTCGTGGAGCAGTTCCCACCGCAGCTCAGCGAACGGTTGGCCCTGATGTATAACATATAA
- the LOC128274970 gene encoding coronin-1C-A isoform X2, whose translation MSFRVVRSSKFRHVYGQALKREQCYDNIRVSKSSWDSTFCAVNPKFLAIIVESAGGGAFIVLPHNKVGRIAADHALVGGHKGPVLDIAWCPHNDNVIASGSEDCVVKVWQIPDGGLSRTLTEPVVDLVYHQRRVGLVLWHPAALNVLLTAGSDNLIVVWNVGMGEVLVRMDCHPDTIYSACWNWDGSQLVTTCKDKKIRILNPRTGDVLNEALAHEGSKATRAIFLRHGLIFTTGFNRSSERQYSLRAPDALGDPIVMVDLDTSNGVMFPLYDPDTNMIYLCGKGDSVIRYFEVTPEQPFVHYINQFQTPDSQRAIGMMPKRGCDVSTCEVARFYRLNNGGLCQVISMTVPRKSELFQEDLYPDTLADEASVSAEDWISGVDADPQLISLKGGYVSQAQSTTLTVTKKSNVLDKMGSKTSPKSGLSASGGGSTVASANGSPVTVNNGNSTTGGGGSTSPASNGAQPQITIGGVSEQQLGELRTKFEEEFRKLKAIIVKHENRIRAMEATIKVMTDRGMSEVDGGGGGGGLVASTNSTSSPSPANHPPAVPSHPPTNAGDDGGHYHSAIAPDEV comes from the exons ATGTCGTTTCGTGTGGTTAGAAGCTCCAAGTTCCGGCACGTCTACGGCCAGGCACTGAAGCGCGAGCAGTGCTACGACAACATACGCGTCTCGAAGAGCAGCTGGGACTCGACGTTCTGTGCCGTCAACCCAAAGTTCCTGGCCATCATCGTTGagtcggccggtggcggtgccttCATCGTACTACCTCACAATAAG GTTGGACGCATTGCGGCGGACCATGCGTTGGTCGGTGGACACAAGGGCCCGGTGCTGGACATTGCCTGGTGTCCGCACAATGACAATGTTATCGCGTCTGGATCGGAGGACTGCGTCGTGAAG GTGTGGCAAATTCCGGACGGAGGCCTTTCGCGAACGCTGACGGAACCGGTGGTGGACCTGGTGTACCATCAGCGGCGCGTCGGGCTCGTCCTGTGGCACCCAGCGGCACTGAACGTCCTGCTGACGGCCGGTTCAGACAACCTGATCGTGGTGTGGAACGTGGGCATGGGCGAAGTGCTGGTGCGTATGGACTGCCACCCGGACACGATCTACAGTGCGTGCTGGAACTGGGACGGTTCGCAGCTGGTGACGACGTGCAAGGACAAGAAGATTCGCATCCTCAATCCGCGCACCGGGGACGTGCTGAATGAGGCGCTGGCCCACGAAGGCTCGAAAGCGACGCGTGCGATCTTCCTGCGGCACGGACTGATCTTTACGACTGGCTTTAACCGTTCGTCCGAACGGCAGTACTCGCTGCGGGCACCGGACGCCCTCGGCGATCCGATCGTCATGGTTGATCTGGACACGTCGAACGGTGTGATGTTCCCGCTGTACGATCCGGACACCAACATGATCTATCTGTGCGGCAAGGGTGACTCGGTGATCCGGTACTTCGAGGTGACCCCGGAGCAACCGTTCGTCCACTACATCAACCAGTTCCAGACGCCCGACTCGCAGCGGGCCATCGGCATGATGCCGAAGCGGGGCTGCGACGTCAGTACGTGCGAGGTTGCTCGCTTCTATCGGCTCAACAACGGTGGCCTGTGCCAGGTGATCTCGATGACGGTGCCGCGCAAGAGCGAACTGTTCCAGGAGGATCTCTACCCGGACACGCTTGCCGACGAAGCATCCGTTTCGGCCGAGGACTGGATTTCTGGCGTCGACGCCGATCCGCAGCTCATCTCGCTGAAG GGCGGCTACGTGTCGCAGGCGCAAAGCACCACGCTGACCGTGACGAAGAAATCGAACGTCCTCGACAAGATGGGCTCGAAGACATCACCGAAATCGGGCCTCTcggccagtggcggcggtTCGACGGTCGCCTCGGCCAACGGGTCCCCCGTGACGGTAAACAATGGCAACAGCACGACGGGCGGCGGAGGAAGCACATCGCCCGCAAGCAATGGCGCACAACCGCAAATCACAATCGGCGGCGTTTCG GAGCAACAGTTGGGTGAGCTGCGGACAAAGTTCGAGGAAGAGTTCCGGAAGCTAAAGGCAATCATCGTGAAGCACGAGAACCGAATCCGAGCGATGGAGGCGACGATAAAGGTTATGACCGACCGAGGGATGTCCGAGgtggatggcggcggcggcggtggtggtctggTGGCCTCCACCAACAGCACCTCGTCGCCCTCTCCCGCGAACCATCCGCCCGCCGTTCCGTCGCACCCGCCAACGaacgccggcgacgacggtggtcacTATCACAGTGCCATCGCTCCGGATGAAGTTTAG
- the LOC128274970 gene encoding coronin-1C-A isoform X1 yields MSFRVVRSSKFRHVYGQALKREQCYDNIRVSKSSWDSTFCAVNPKFLAIIVESAGGGAFIVLPHNKVGRIAADHALVGGHKGPVLDIAWCPHNDNVIASGSEDCVVKVWQIPDGGLSRTLTEPVVDLVYHQRRVGLVLWHPAALNVLLTAGSDNLIVVWNVGMGEVLVRMDCHPDTIYSACWNWDGSQLVTTCKDKKIRILNPRTGDVLNEALAHEGSKATRAIFLRHGLIFTTGFNRSSERQYSLRAPDALGDPIVMVDLDTSNGVMFPLYDPDTNMIYLCGKGDSVIRYFEVTPEQPFVHYINQFQTPDSQRAIGMMPKRGCDVSTCEVARFYRLNNGGLCQVISMTVPRKSELFQEDLYPDTLADEASVSAEDWISGVDADPQLISLKDRVFLVQGGYVSQAQSTTLTVTKKSNVLDKMGSKTSPKSGLSASGGGSTVASANGSPVTVNNGNSTTGGGGSTSPASNGAQPQITIGGVSEQQLGELRTKFEEEFRKLKAIIVKHENRIRAMEATIKVMTDRGMSEVDGGGGGGGLVASTNSTSSPSPANHPPAVPSHPPTNAGDDGGHYHSAIAPDEV; encoded by the exons ATGTCGTTTCGTGTGGTTAGAAGCTCCAAGTTCCGGCACGTCTACGGCCAGGCACTGAAGCGCGAGCAGTGCTACGACAACATACGCGTCTCGAAGAGCAGCTGGGACTCGACGTTCTGTGCCGTCAACCCAAAGTTCCTGGCCATCATCGTTGagtcggccggtggcggtgccttCATCGTACTACCTCACAATAAG GTTGGACGCATTGCGGCGGACCATGCGTTGGTCGGTGGACACAAGGGCCCGGTGCTGGACATTGCCTGGTGTCCGCACAATGACAATGTTATCGCGTCTGGATCGGAGGACTGCGTCGTGAAG GTGTGGCAAATTCCGGACGGAGGCCTTTCGCGAACGCTGACGGAACCGGTGGTGGACCTGGTGTACCATCAGCGGCGCGTCGGGCTCGTCCTGTGGCACCCAGCGGCACTGAACGTCCTGCTGACGGCCGGTTCAGACAACCTGATCGTGGTGTGGAACGTGGGCATGGGCGAAGTGCTGGTGCGTATGGACTGCCACCCGGACACGATCTACAGTGCGTGCTGGAACTGGGACGGTTCGCAGCTGGTGACGACGTGCAAGGACAAGAAGATTCGCATCCTCAATCCGCGCACCGGGGACGTGCTGAATGAGGCGCTGGCCCACGAAGGCTCGAAAGCGACGCGTGCGATCTTCCTGCGGCACGGACTGATCTTTACGACTGGCTTTAACCGTTCGTCCGAACGGCAGTACTCGCTGCGGGCACCGGACGCCCTCGGCGATCCGATCGTCATGGTTGATCTGGACACGTCGAACGGTGTGATGTTCCCGCTGTACGATCCGGACACCAACATGATCTATCTGTGCGGCAAGGGTGACTCGGTGATCCGGTACTTCGAGGTGACCCCGGAGCAACCGTTCGTCCACTACATCAACCAGTTCCAGACGCCCGACTCGCAGCGGGCCATCGGCATGATGCCGAAGCGGGGCTGCGACGTCAGTACGTGCGAGGTTGCTCGCTTCTATCGGCTCAACAACGGTGGCCTGTGCCAGGTGATCTCGATGACGGTGCCGCGCAAGAGCGAACTGTTCCAGGAGGATCTCTACCCGGACACGCTTGCCGACGAAGCATCCGTTTCGGCCGAGGACTGGATTTCTGGCGTCGACGCCGATCCGCAGCTCATCTCGCTGAAG GACCGTGTTTTTCTCGTACAGGGCGGCTACGTGTCGCAGGCGCAAAGCACCACGCTGACCGTGACGAAGAAATCGAACGTCCTCGACAAGATGGGCTCGAAGACATCACCGAAATCGGGCCTCTcggccagtggcggcggtTCGACGGTCGCCTCGGCCAACGGGTCCCCCGTGACGGTAAACAATGGCAACAGCACGACGGGCGGCGGAGGAAGCACATCGCCCGCAAGCAATGGCGCACAACCGCAAATCACAATCGGCGGCGTTTCG GAGCAACAGTTGGGTGAGCTGCGGACAAAGTTCGAGGAAGAGTTCCGGAAGCTAAAGGCAATCATCGTGAAGCACGAGAACCGAATCCGAGCGATGGAGGCGACGATAAAGGTTATGACCGACCGAGGGATGTCCGAGgtggatggcggcggcggcggtggtggtctggTGGCCTCCACCAACAGCACCTCGTCGCCCTCTCCCGCGAACCATCCGCCCGCCGTTCCGTCGCACCCGCCAACGaacgccggcgacgacggtggtcacTATCACAGTGCCATCGCTCCGGATGAAGTTTAG